A window of the Microtus pennsylvanicus isolate mMicPen1 chromosome 4, mMicPen1.hap1, whole genome shotgun sequence genome harbors these coding sequences:
- the LOC142848717 gene encoding olfactory receptor OR9H1-like produces MTNFTHVSEFVLLGFKGGPGTQTVLFLIFLVLYVIAVVGNFGMIIIIKMDAHLHTPMYAFLQSLSFLDICYSSTIAPRAVINCLKQDHTISFGGCATQFFFLSLFGTTEAFLLAAMAYDRFIAICNPLLYSMSMSHWVCGLLVLGSYSWGAVNAITQTTMTFTLSFCGSNEINDFFCDVVPLLTLSCSDTFRNQLVLLGLCGFIIVSTFLTVFVSYIYIISAILKIRTVQGRQKAFSTCASHLTGVCLFFGTVFFMYAQPSAVSSMEQSKVVSIFYTIVIPMLNPLIYSLRNKDVKQALMRSQQKFST; encoded by the coding sequence ATGACGAATTTTACACATGTCTCAGAGTTTGTTCTTCTTGGATTCAAAGGGGGTCCTGGGACACAAACAGtgctatttttgatttttttagttttgtatGTTATAGCAGTGGTGGGAAATTTTGGCATGATTATAATTATTAAGATGGATGCACACCTCCACACCCCAATGTATGCCTTCCTCCAAAGTCTTTCCTTTTTGGACATCTGCTATTCTTCCACAATTGCTCCTAGAGCTGTTATAAACTGCTTGAAACAGGACCACACAATATCTTTTGGTGGGTGTGCTACacaattcttttttctatctctttttgGTACTACAGAAGCTTTTCTCCTGGCTGCCATGGCTTATGACCGCTTCATTGCCATCTGTAATCCTCTCCTATACTCTATGAGTATGTCTCACTGGGTCTGTGGATTATTAGTGTTGGGGTCCTACTCATGGGGTGCGGTGAATGCTATCACTCAAACTACAATGACCTTCACTTTGTCCTTTTGTGGATCCAATGAAATCAATGACTTTTTCTGTGACGTCGTACCACTCTTAACCCTCTCGTGTTCAGACACCTTTAGAAACCAGCTGGTTCTTCTTGGTTTATGTGGTTTCATTATTGTCAGCACCTTCctgactgtttttgtttcttacatCTACATCATCTCAGCAATACTGAAGATCCGCACCGTGCAGGGACGTCAGAAAGCCTTCTCCACGTGTGCCTCCCACCTGACCGGTGTGTGCTTGTTCTTTGGTACTGTTTTCTTCATGTATGCACAGCCCAGTGCTGTTTCCTCCATGGAGCAGAGCAAAGTGGTGTCTATCTTCTATACTATTGTCATTCCCATGTTGAACCCCCTCATATACAGCCTGAGGAATAAAGATGTCAAGCAAGCTCTGATGAGAAGCCAACAGAAATTCTCCACCTGA
- the LOC142848718 gene encoding olfactory receptor 14A16-like: MTEPLNNMTDYMEFLLIGYPDGQVLQTLCVTLFFLIYVGTLMGNFLIIILTTIDQHLQTPMYFFLKNLSLIDICYISVTVPKSIMNSVTNTHSISFLGCVLQVFCVIFLAGTEFALLLVMSYDRYAAICFPLHYEAIMNRGACIQMVVAAWLSGCFYGSLHATGTFSVHFCGPHVVHQFFCDIPSLLRLACFRDQILEYVFIITSCCFAFICFTLMTISYVHIFTIILKIPSVQGRFKIFSTCVPHLTVVTLFLSSGFVAYLGSTTKSPSSLNLFMSVFYSLLPPSLNPVIYSLRNSDVKMALCKILGEKMTARL; encoded by the coding sequence ATGACTGAGCCATTAAACAACATGACAGATTACATGGAATTCTTGCTCATAGGATACCCAGATGGCCAAGTGCTGCAGACACTATGTGTCACACTTTTCTTCTTGATTTACGTGGGAACACTAATGGGAAACTTCCTCATTATCATCCTCACCACTATAGATCAGCATCTCCAGACCCCTATGTATTTCTTTCTGAAGAATTTGTCCCTTATTGATATCTGTTATATTTCTGTCACTGTTCCCAAATCCATCATGAACTCTGTGACTAACACACATTCTATTTCCTTCCTGGGGTGTGTTTTACAGGttttctgtgtgatatttttgGCAGGCACAGAGTTTGCCCTGCTTTTGGTGATGTCCTATGACCGCTATGCTGCCATTTGCTTCCCTCTACACTATGAAGCCATCATGAATAGAGGTGCCTGTATTCAGATGGTGGTGGcagcatggctcagtgggtgttTCTATGGTTCCCTCCATGCCACAGGAACATTCTCTGTCCATTTCTGTGGTCCACATGTAGTGCACCAGTTCTTCTGTGATATTCCATCACTTCTCAGACTTGCTTGTTTCAGAGACCAAATTCTAGAATATGTGTTTATCATCACTAGCTGTTGTTTTGCTTTCATATGTTTTACATTGATGACTATTTCTTATGTTCACATTTTCACTATCATCCTGAAAATTCCTTCCGTACAAGGAAGGTTTAAAATTTTCTCCACGTGTGTACCCCATCTCACTGTGGTGACCTTATTTCTCTCTTCTGGATTTGTTGCATATTTAGGCTCAACAACAAAATCTCCATCATCCCTAAACCTCTTTATGTCAGTGTTCTACTCTTTGTTACCTCCTAGCCTGAATCCTGTGATTTATAGTTTGAGAAATTCAGATGTAAAAATGGCCCTATGCAAGATTTTAGGAGAGAAAATGACTGCAAGACTCTGA